One genomic region from Mytilus trossulus isolate FHL-02 chromosome 9, PNRI_Mtr1.1.1.hap1, whole genome shotgun sequence encodes:
- the LOC134684239 gene encoding uncharacterized protein LOC134684239: protein MVVIFVIFAICCINFDSVSGSDDKISRLEKLVEQQNVMIIEFKKEFDVLKDTVRIQNIKINSLENQLQSCKACFERKGSNLTGVLLSQQSRQSWNKLNVEKPKDKVSVPNNRLQTDFRRNRRLLLSGSNVDSPPIIAFHAYLSKSEIDPGHHHTIIFDSVLTNSGNGYNKHSGTFIAPENGMYVFAYTVVGYAGSRMPVHLVVNSNIVGATAADSTSDTPYPSVSTVVVVYLNQNDTCFLRTHTNTGYVVGNLYSSEWSRSSFSAWKL, encoded by the exons ATGGTAGTCATCTTTGTTATATTCGCAATTTGCTGCATTAACTTTGATTCTGTTTCTGGTAGTGATGATAAGATTTCCAGACTTGAGAAACTTGTTGAACAACAAAATGTCATGATTATTGAATTTAAGAAAGAATTTGATGTGTTGAAAGACACCGTTAggattcaaaatataaaaattaacagCTTGGAAAATCAATTACAAAGCTGTAAGGCTTGTTTTGAACGCAAGGGTTCCAACCTGACTGGTGTACTGCTGTCTCAACAAAGCCGACAATCTTGGAATAAACTGAATGTCGAGAAGCCAAAAGATAAAGTGAGCGTTCCAAACAACAGACTACAAACAG atttcagaCGAAATAGGAGATTACTGCTGTCCGGATCTAACGTTGATTCCCCACCAATTATCGCATTTCACGCATACCTTTCCAAATCGGAAATAGACCCTGGACACCATCATACTATAATTTTTGATTCTGTCCTCACCAATTCCGGGAATGGCTACAATAAACACTCTGGAACATTCATTGCTCCTGAGAATGGTATGTACGTTTTTGCTTATACCGTCGTTGGGTACGCAGGAAGTAGAATGCCAGTTCATTTGGTTGTTAACAGTAACATTGTAGGAGCTACCGCCGCAGATAGTACATCGGATACTCCATACCCATCCGTTTCAACTGTGGTCGTTGTTTATTTGAACCAGAATGATACATGTTTTCTAAGAACTCATACAAATACCGGTTATGTTGTTGGAAATTTGTATAGCAGCGAATGGTCAAGATCATCCTTTTCTGCATGGAAACTTTGA
- the LOC134683455 gene encoding uncharacterized protein LOC134683455 codes for MASSIKQSPYNLERQYSEDFSLESFPSSPSISEIVLRIIAKTRMNNGHCYLGLNEETGKIYRPITTTQPGTCCWHSSRSFSLQKSYRFRVTFHPDHPIGYSFTPLPHRFEDMVVESFVSEEDTGQFDPRCLSNEAKRDVDEIFYGIEEKRYLKENTDSRSTGILKCSSENVSIYDNNWQKRKCSIKMDSGSYEFPVTGIDMEKIPDESKDLIVVLGLARPYDKDGEYDPARCYILVVGLFIL; via the coding sequence ATGGccagcagtataaaacaatCACCATATAACCTGGAGCGACAATATTCGGAAGATTTTAGTTTAGAATCATTTCCATCATCTCCATCTATATCCGAAATTGTTTTAAGAATCATCGCTAAGACTAGAATGAACAACGGTCACTGTTACTTGGGGCTAAATGAGGAGACTGGGAAGATTTACAGGCCTATAACAACAACACAGCCCGGAACTTGCTGTTGGCATTCAAGCCGAAGTTtcagtttacaaaaatcatACCGTTTTCGTGTAACTTTCCATCCCGATCACCCTATTGGGTACTCCTTCACTCCGCTTCCTCACAGATTTGAAGACATGGTTGTTGAGTCATTTGTTTCCGAGGAGGATACCGGGCAATTTGATCCACGATGTCTATCGAATGAAGCAAAGCGGGAtgtcgatgaaatattttacgGAATTGAGGAAAAAAGATATCTGAAGGAAAATACAGACTCCCGTTCAACGGGAATACTGAAATGTAGTTCCGAAAATGTTTCCATATATGATAACAATTGGCAAAAGAGAAAATGCAGCATTAAGATGGATTCCGGAAGTTACGAATTTCCCGTGACAGGGATTGACATGGAGAAGATTCCGGACGAAAGCAAAGATCTTATTGTAGTCCTTGGGCTAGCTCGCCCCTACGACAAAGATGGCGAATACGATCCTGCTCGATGTTACATTTTGGTCGTTGGTTTATTCATTCTGTAA